The genomic DNA CGTCCGCGGCTGGATCCCACGGCGCGCACGGCTTCGGCATACGGGCCGGTTCGGTGCGCTCGCGCCTCTGGATGACAGATCGCGGTTCGTGGCCGAAACCCCCTCCCGCACTCACGCACTCACGCACTCACGCACTTCCCCCCACCCGCTCGCCCGTCTGCACCCGCCAGAGCGCGGCGTACATCCCACCCGCGCGCAGCAGATCATCGTGCGTCCCCTGCTCCACGATGCGCCCGCCCTCCATCACGTAGATGCGGTTCGCGTTGCGGACCGTGGAAAGGCGGTGCGCGATGGCAATCGTCGTGCGGTCGCGGCTGATGTGCTCCAGGCTGCGCTGGATGGCGGCTTCGGTCTCGTTGTCTACCGCCGACGTGGCCTCGTCCAGCACCAGCACGGGCGGGTCCTTGAGGATGGCCCGCGCGACGGCGATGCGCTGCCGCTGCCCGCCAGATAGCTTCTGCCCCCGCTCGCCGACCAGCGTGTCGTACCCCTCCGGCAGGGCCATCACGAAGTCGTGCGCCTCGGCCAGGCGGGCGGCGCGGTCCACCTGCTCGGGCGTGGCGTCGAACGACCCGTAGGCGATGTTCTCGCGCACCGTGCCGTCGAACAGGAACACGTCCTGGCTCACCAGCCCGATGGCGCGCCGCAGGTCTGCCAGCCGGATCTCACGGACGTCGATTCCGTCCAGGGTGATGGACCCCGCGCTCAGCTCGTACAGCCGCAGCAGCAGCTTGACCAGGGTGCTCTTTCCCGCTCCCGTCGGGCCGACGACGGCCACCGTTTCGCCCGGCGCGATGTGGAGCGAAAAGTCCGTCAGCAGGGGGTCGCGGCCGCGGTAGGCAAAGGAGACGCCGCGCATCTCCACCGCGCCGCGCACGGACGCCGTGGGGAGCGCGCGGTCGCCGGGGTGCGCCTCGATGGGGGCATCCAGCACGTCGAAGATGCGGTTGGTGGAGGCCATGGCGCGCTGGTACTGGTCCAGCGTTTCGCCCAGGCGCGTCAGCGGCCACAGCATGCGCTGGGTGATGTACACCAGGAAACTGTAGGTGCCCACCGCCAGCTCCCCGTTCAGCGCCTGCAATCCCCCGAAGACCAGCGTTCCGAT from Longimicrobium sp. includes the following:
- a CDS encoding ABC transporter ATP-binding protein: MEPKKPLRRLIRYARPHRRTVWLATLCSVLNKLFDLAPEALIGVAVDVVVRGRQSLIASLGFPDPRDQLVVLAAITFVVWVLESTFQYLYGVLWRNLGQTIQHELRHQGYAHLQDLDLAYFEERSSGGLMSVLGDDVNQLERFLDTGANGIIQMVTTLLVVGTTFFVMAPEVAWMSMLPMPFVVWGSLRYQPRLEPLYAAVRERAGALNARLANNLSGITTIKAYAAEEHESRRVAEESQAYREANRSAIAYSAAFVPLIRILVLLGFIGTLVFGGLQALNGELAVGTYSFLVYITQRMLWPLTRLGETLDQYQRAMASTNRIFDVLDAPIEAHPGDRALPTASVRGAVEMRGVSFAYRGRDPLLTDFSLHIAPGETVAVVGPTGAGKSTLVKLLLRLYELSAGSITLDGIDVREIRLADLRRAIGLVSQDVFLFDGTVRENIAYGSFDATPEQVDRAARLAEAHDFVMALPEGYDTLVGERGQKLSGGQRQRIAVARAILKDPPVLVLDEATSAVDNETEAAIQRSLEHISRDRTTIAIAHRLSTVRNANRIYVMEGGRIVEQGTHDDLLRAGGMYAALWRVQTGERVGGSA